One Helianthus annuus cultivar XRQ/B chromosome 12, HanXRQr2.0-SUNRISE, whole genome shotgun sequence genomic region harbors:
- the LOC110892394 gene encoding uncharacterized protein LOC110892394 has product MAGVDAAGRSGGLISMWDLYVFESNDIIKGQRFIIVHGVLKHTGELINVVNVYAFNDPAERRGLWEELVILRQSLQAELVEYQMGGRKYTYHSDNGVHKSKLDRYLVCRDFFAKWLAASVVALSNMVSDHCPILLSVLGAAALGLAVKLKWIKFKLKERVNTIKTEEELIYKENLAILENLEIQAEERLLSPNELVNRAECKKVIMEIDQAKVMDLKQRSRLKWAIEGDENSSFFHNVVNANQSSNRINGLVINGAWETNPVLIKDSICSFFAQKFQEPLPDRPGLICPCLNRISASDGELLAAPFSLLEIKEAVWECGGDKAPGPDGINFRFINRVWASLQADFIRVFEEFSGNATISAGCTSSFIALIPKCSDPDGMGDFRPISLISCINKVISKVLANRMKLVINKLISEEQTTFLANRSILDGPLILNELIPWLRSKKMEGFIFKADIEKAYDSVNWGFLESIMEQMCFLPVYTKWVMATVENARASGFETRRPVVSVLVHSRYGSIDWRDEEGIWSNHSVNNLRRILRCFYLTSGLQVNLAKSSVFGVNWSKCSRNKRLAIWKAKILSFGGRLTLIKSVLNALPTYYFSLFRAPEQVIEQLERLRREFLWGLTPEKGKTVLVAWDNVMTPKDLGGVGVGSLKDANLAMLAKWWWRFKTDPDSLWRKVIWGIHNSERSWNPIPRKMTIAGPWKQIFKVSKDMEKYGIVLSECFRVSPGVGDTVSFWKDKWTGDGTLLSRYPGLYQLEKVKNAAVSD; this is encoded by the exons ATGGCTGGGGTGGATGCGGCGGGTAGATCAGGTGGCTTAATTAGCATGTGGGATCTTTATGTTTTTGAAAGCAATGATATAATTAAAGGGCAGAGGTTCATTATAGTACATGGGGTTTTAAAACATACGGGGGAACTGATTAATGTGGTCAATGTATATGCTTTCAATGACCCTGCTGAAAGGAGGGGTCTTTGGGAGGAATTGGTGATACTAAGGCAGTCATTACAAG CTGAGCTGGTAGAATATCAAATGGGCGGACGTAAATATACATACCATTCTGATAATGGCGTGCATAAAAGCAAATTGGATCGCTATTTGGTGTGTAGGGATTTTTTTGCTAAATGGCTGGCGGCTTCGGTTGTTGCTTTGTCCAATATGGTCTCGGATCACTGCCCTATCCTCTTGTCTGTTTTG GGGGCTGCTGCTTTGGGTCTTGCGGTAAAACTGAAGTGGATTAAGTTCAAATTAAAAGAGCGGGTGAACACAATAAAAACGGAGGAGGAGTTGATTTACAAAGAAAACTTGGCAATTTTGGAAAACTTGGAAATACAGGCTGAAGAACGTTTATTGTCCCCAAATGAGTTGGTTAACAGAGCTGAGTGCAAAAAGGTGATTATGGAGATAGATCAGGCTAAAGTTATGGATTTGAAGCAGAGGTCTAGGTTAAAGTGGGCCATTGAAGGGGATGAGAATTCGTCTTTCTTCCATAATGTCGTGAATGCAAATCAAAGCTCGAATCGGATTAATGGGTTGgtaattaatggagcatgggaaACGAACCCGGTGTTGATCAAGGACTCAATTTGTTCTTTTTTCGCTCAAAAATTTCAAGAGCCTTTGCCCGATAGGCCTGGTTTGATATGCCCGTGTTTAAATCGAATTTCGGCATCTGATGGTGAGTTATTGGCAGCCCCGTTTTCGTTATTGGAAATCAAGGAAGCCGTGTGGGAATGTGGTGGAGATAAGGCGCCGGGCCCGGACGGTATTAATTTCAGGTTCATTAACCGGGTTTGGGCATCCTTACAAGCAGATTTCATCCGAGTTTTTGAGGAATTTTCGGGGAATGCAACTATTTCTGCAGGTTGTACTTCATCGTTCATCGCTCTCATCCCTAAGTGCTCGGACCCAGATGGCATGGGAGATTTTAGACCTATTAGTCTTATAAGTTGTATAAACAAGGTGATATCTAAAGTACTGGCGAATAGAATGAAGTTGGTAATAAATAAGTTAATTTCGGAGGAACAAACGACTTTCTTAGCAAACAGGAGCATATTAGATGGGCCATTGATTCTAAATGAGTTGATACCATGGTTGAGGTCAAAGAAGATGGAGGGTTTTATTTTTAAAGCGGACATTGAAAAGGCTTATGACTCGGTGAACTGGGGGTTCTTGGAATCCATAATGGAACAAATGTGTTTCCTGCCGGTGTACACAAAATGGGTTATGGCTACAGTGGAAAATGCTAGGGCCTCT GGGTTTGAGACAAGGAGACCCGTTGTCTCCGTTCTTGTTCATTCTCGCTATGGAAGCATTGACTGGCGTGATGAAGAAGGCAT ATGGTCAAATCATAGTGTGAACAATTTGAGGAGAATCTTAAGGTGCTTTTATCTTACATCCGGGCTTCAAGTGAATCTTGCAAAAAGCAGTGTATTCGGGGTGAAT TGGTCGAAGTGTTCAAGAAACAAACGGCTAGCGATTTGGAAGGCAAAAATTTTATCGTTTGGGGGAAGGTTGACATTAATTAAATCGGTGCTTAATGCACTTCCTACGTATTACTTCTCACTATTTAGAGCGCCTGAACAAGTAATTGAACAACTTGAAAGATTACGCCGGGAATTTCTTTGGGGCTTAACACCGGAGAAGGGTAAAACGGTTTTGGTTGCGTGGGATAATGTCATGACGCCAAAAGATTTGGGAGGAGTTGGTGTAGGGTCACTAAAAGATGCGAATTTAGCAATGCTTGctaaatggtggtggaggttcaaGACGGATCCAGATAGCTTATGGCGTAAGGTAATTTGGGGGATTCATAATAGTGAAAGGTCGTGGAACCCGATACCTCGAAAGATGACAATAGCCGGACCGTGGAAACAAATTTTTAAAGTGTCAAAGGATATGGAAAAATATGGGATAGTTTTATCGGAGTGCTTTCGGGTCAGTCCCGGAGTTGGAGACACGGTGTCGTTTTGGAAAGATAAATGGACAGGAGACGGGACGCTGCTTAGTCGCTACCCTGGGCTTTATCAGTTGGAAAAGGTGAAAAACGCAGCAGTTTCGGATTGA